A single Chlamydia suis DNA region contains:
- the frr gene encoding ribosome recycling factor, with product MTLSSAEKEMSGVLTFFQKEIRGFRTGKAHPALVETVTVEVYGTTMRLSDIASISVSDVRQLLISPYDAGTVSAISKGILAANLNLQPIVEGATVRINVPAPTEEYRREVVKQLKRKSEEAKVSIRNIRRTFNDRLKKDNNLTEDAVKGLEKKIQELTDKFCKQVEELTKQKEAELSSL from the coding sequence ATGACGCTCTCTTCTGCTGAGAAAGAGATGTCTGGGGTTTTAACGTTTTTTCAGAAGGAAATCCGAGGATTTAGAACTGGGAAAGCACACCCTGCTCTGGTAGAAACTGTCACCGTTGAAGTATACGGGACGACTATGCGGTTGTCAGACATTGCATCGATCAGTGTTTCTGATGTACGCCAACTTTTAATTTCTCCTTATGATGCAGGGACTGTTTCTGCTATTTCCAAAGGGATTTTAGCAGCGAATTTAAACCTGCAGCCCATAGTTGAAGGGGCTACGGTTCGGATCAACGTTCCGGCGCCTACAGAAGAGTACAGACGTGAAGTAGTAAAACAGCTGAAACGCAAAAGCGAGGAAGCCAAAGTATCTATTCGCAATATTCGACGAACATTTAACGATAGGTTGAAAAAAGATAACAACCTAACAGAAGATGCCGTGAAAGGTCTGGAGAAAAAAATTCAGGAACTTACGGATAAGTTTTGTAAGCAGGTAGAAGAGCTTACGAAGCAGAAAGAGGCTGAGCTATCTTCGTTATAG
- the pyrH gene encoding UMP kinase codes for MMKKRVKRVLFKISGEALSDESSSSRISEERLSRLIAELKVVRNADVEVAVVIGGGNILRGLSQSQSLQINRVSADQMGMLATLINGMALADALKTEDVPNLLTSTLSCPQLADLYNPQKASDALSQGKIVICTMGAGAPYLTTDTGAALRACELKVDVLLKATMHVDGVYDRDPREFADAVKYDHISYRDFLSQGLGAIDPAAVSLCMEAGIPIRMFSFSRHSLEEAIFNAVGTVISSEEEGQL; via the coding sequence ATGATGAAAAAACGAGTGAAACGAGTTTTATTCAAGATCTCTGGAGAGGCTCTTTCTGATGAGAGTTCCAGCAGCAGGATCAGTGAAGAGCGTCTTTCTCGGTTGATTGCGGAACTTAAAGTTGTTCGCAATGCAGATGTTGAGGTCGCGGTGGTAATCGGCGGAGGGAATATCCTCCGCGGACTTTCTCAAAGCCAAAGCCTGCAGATCAACCGGGTTTCAGCTGATCAAATGGGAATGTTAGCGACGTTAATTAACGGAATGGCTCTGGCAGATGCTTTGAAAACTGAAGACGTGCCCAATCTATTAACGTCAACATTGTCTTGTCCACAGTTAGCAGACTTGTATAATCCGCAGAAAGCATCTGATGCCCTAAGTCAGGGTAAAATTGTCATATGTACTATGGGGGCTGGGGCTCCATATTTAACAACAGACACAGGCGCAGCTTTGCGTGCCTGTGAATTAAAAGTCGATGTGTTACTCAAAGCAACGATGCATGTGGATGGAGTTTATGATCGAGATCCAAGAGAGTTTGCTGATGCGGTAAAATACGATCACATCTCTTACAGAGATTTCCTCTCCCAAGGGTTGGGCGCGATTGACCCGGCTGCCGTATCTTTGTGTATGGAGGCTGGCATCCCAATTAGAATGTTTAGCTTTTCAAGGCATTCTCTAGAAGAGGCGATCTTCAATGCTGTTGGTACAGTAATATCTTCTGAAGAGGAGGGTCAGCTATGA
- the tsf gene encoding translation elongation factor Ts has product MSDFSMEALKNLRQQTGVGLTKCKEALEHAKGNLEDAVLYLRKLGLASASKKEHRETKEGVIAALVDERGSAIIEVNVETDFVANNSVFRTFVTGLLSDLLNNKLSDVEALAHVMSSQEPSLTVEELRAVTMQTVGENIRITRALYTPVNSGQSIGVYSHGNGKAVAVVFLSGSEKQEALAKDIAMHIVASQPQFLSQETVPQEVLEREREVFSSQIAGKPQEVIERITKGKFKAFFQETCLLEQAFIKDPEITIRELVDRAAQASGEPLKVEHFIFWKIGA; this is encoded by the coding sequence ATGAGCGACTTTTCCATGGAAGCGTTGAAAAATTTAAGACAGCAAACAGGCGTGGGCCTGACGAAATGTAAGGAAGCTCTTGAACATGCTAAGGGCAACTTGGAAGATGCTGTCCTCTACTTACGGAAACTTGGGCTTGCCTCTGCGAGCAAGAAGGAACACCGAGAAACAAAAGAAGGCGTTATTGCTGCGCTGGTCGATGAACGAGGATCGGCCATCATCGAAGTAAATGTTGAGACAGATTTTGTCGCCAACAATAGCGTTTTTCGGACATTCGTCACAGGTTTATTATCCGACCTCCTCAACAATAAACTTAGTGATGTTGAAGCTTTAGCTCATGTGATGTCCTCTCAAGAGCCTTCTCTGACAGTGGAAGAGCTCAGGGCTGTAACTATGCAAACGGTCGGAGAAAATATTCGTATAACACGCGCGCTTTATACGCCAGTTAACTCCGGCCAAAGCATAGGAGTCTATTCTCACGGAAATGGGAAGGCTGTTGCGGTAGTTTTCCTTTCCGGATCCGAGAAACAAGAGGCTCTGGCGAAAGACATCGCGATGCACATTGTGGCGAGTCAGCCACAATTTTTGAGTCAAGAAACCGTTCCTCAGGAGGTTTTAGAAAGGGAACGGGAAGTGTTTTCTTCCCAGATAGCAGGGAAGCCCCAGGAAGTAATTGAGAGAATTACTAAAGGGAAGTTTAAGGCATTTTTCCAAGAGACTTGTTTATTGGAACAGGCCTTCATTAAGGATCCTGAAATTACCATTCGAGAACTTGTTGATAGAGCTGCGCAAGCTAGTGGAGAACCACTAAAAGTTGAGCATTTTATCTTTTGGAAAATTGGCGCATAA
- the rpsB gene encoding 30S ribosomal protein S2: protein MEFSCELTLKELLESGAHFGHQTSRWNPKMKPFIFEERNGLYIIDLAKTLAQLKKAVFHIQKAVEQGRSILFVGTKKQAKPIIREAAIECGEFFASERWLGGMLTNMSTIRNSVKTLNRIELDLEAPNSILTKKEIALLAKRHRKLLNNLEGVRYMNSLPGLLVVVDPGYERIAVAEAGKLGIPVMALVDTNCDPTPIQHIIPCNDDSIKSIRLVVNVLKDAIIDAKKRSGIEILSPVRPMERPVEIVEEVPVSSESQDNDNKSREGFLLWADIDNCEALK from the coding sequence TTGGAATTTTCTTGCGAACTAACTTTAAAAGAACTTTTAGAATCTGGGGCACATTTTGGACACCAGACAAGCCGCTGGAATCCAAAAATGAAGCCTTTCATTTTTGAAGAAAGAAATGGCCTTTATATTATTGATTTGGCTAAGACTTTAGCTCAACTGAAAAAGGCTGTTTTTCACATTCAAAAAGCCGTAGAACAAGGAAGATCTATTTTGTTTGTTGGAACAAAAAAACAAGCAAAACCGATCATTAGAGAAGCCGCCATCGAATGCGGAGAGTTCTTTGCCTCGGAAAGATGGCTGGGCGGCATGTTAACAAACATGTCAACCATTAGAAACTCCGTGAAAACATTAAACAGAATTGAGTTGGACCTTGAGGCTCCAAATTCTATTCTCACGAAAAAAGAGATCGCTTTATTAGCTAAAAGACATCGCAAGCTGCTCAACAACCTGGAAGGTGTTCGTTATATGAATTCTCTTCCAGGGCTTCTGGTTGTCGTTGATCCGGGATATGAGCGTATTGCAGTAGCAGAAGCCGGGAAACTTGGCATTCCTGTGATGGCTTTAGTTGATACAAATTGTGATCCGACCCCCATACAACATATTATTCCATGTAATGATGATTCAATAAAAAGCATCCGGCTTGTTGTTAACGTTCTTAAGGATGCTATTATTGATGCGAAAAAACGTTCGGGAATCGAAATTTTATCCCCTGTGCGTCCTATGGAAAGACCTGTCGAAATTGTTGAAGAGGTCCCTGTTTCAAGCGAATCTCAAGACAACGACAACAAGTCTCGGGAAGGCTTTTTACTTTGGGCAGACATAGACAATTGCGAGGCATTAAAATGA
- a CDS encoding porin produces MKRLLKSVLVFAALGSASSLQALPVGNPAEPSLMIDGILWEGFGGDPCDPCTTWCDAVSLRLGYYGDYVFDRVLKTDVAKEFEMGQQYSADAAQSQTRETTSNVAYGKHFQDAEMFTNAAFMALNIWDRFDVFCTLGATNGYLKGNSAAFNLVGLFGLDQTTDIDKADLPNVSLTQAVVELYTDTAFAWSVGARAALWECGCATLGASFQYAQSKPKVEELNVLCNAAEFTINKPQGYVGVEFPLDLTAGTPNATGTKDASIDYHEWQASLALSYRLNMFTPYIGVKWSRASFDADTIRIAQPKAATFVGDITTLNPTISGKGQDAAKLQDTMQIVSLQINKMKSRKSCGLAVGTTIVDADKYAVTVETRLIDERAAHVNAQFRF; encoded by the coding sequence ATGAAAAGACTCTTGAAATCGGTATTAGTATTTGCCGCTTTGGGTTCTGCTTCCTCCTTGCAAGCTCTGCCTGTGGGGAATCCTGCTGAACCAAGCCTTATGATTGACGGGATTCTTTGGGAAGGTTTTGGCGGTGATCCTTGCGATCCCTGCACAACTTGGTGTGATGCTGTCAGCCTGCGTCTCGGCTATTATGGAGATTATGTTTTTGATCGCGTCTTAAAAACAGATGTGGCCAAAGAGTTTGAAATGGGACAACAGTATTCGGCCGATGCAGCACAGTCACAGACTCGTGAAACAACAAGTAACGTAGCTTATGGCAAGCATTTCCAAGATGCGGAGATGTTTACCAATGCTGCTTTTATGGCGTTGAATATTTGGGATCGTTTTGATGTATTCTGTACTTTAGGAGCAACTAACGGATACCTCAAAGGCAACTCTGCAGCTTTCAATCTAGTAGGTCTTTTTGGATTAGATCAAACAACCGACATAGACAAAGCAGATTTACCTAACGTTAGTTTAACTCAAGCCGTTGTCGAGCTTTATACAGATACAGCCTTTGCTTGGAGTGTTGGCGCTAGAGCTGCTTTATGGGAGTGTGGATGCGCAACCTTGGGAGCTTCTTTCCAATACGCTCAGTCTAAACCTAAAGTAGAAGAGTTAAACGTTCTTTGCAATGCTGCTGAATTCACCATCAACAAACCTCAAGGGTATGTTGGGGTAGAATTCCCTCTCGATCTAACAGCAGGAACACCTAATGCTACAGGGACTAAAGATGCCTCTATCGATTACCATGAATGGCAGGCAAGTTTAGCCCTCTCTTACAGATTAAATATGTTCACTCCTTACATTGGAGTTAAATGGTCTCGAGCAAGCTTTGATGCCGACACAATTCGCATTGCTCAGCCTAAAGCGGCAACCTTTGTTGGCGATATAACAACACTTAACCCCACCATTTCTGGAAAAGGCCAAGATGCCGCCAAATTACAAGATACAATGCAAATCGTCTCCTTGCAAATCAACAAGATGAAGTCCAGAAAATCTTGTGGTCTTGCAGTTGGAACAACGATTGTAGATGCTGACAAATACGCAGTTACTGTTGAGACTCGCTTAATCGACGAAAGAGCAGCTCACGTAAATGCTCAATTCCGTTTCTAA
- a CDS encoding penicillin-binding transpeptidase domain-containing protein, which produces MKKKRCKQLSVPEKANRLLVGFIIALSIITLRIWHVAVVQHDKKKEEAYRPQHRNIPEHCDRAGICDRFGRTLAENVLQYNVGISYRAIRDIPTRVWHTDASGNKKLVPVRKDYIKKFANFLAQELHMDSNFVEDTIHAKASVLGSVPYIIQANVSERTFLRLKMLEKDWPGLHVESSVRRHYPEGRTVAELLGYVGPISTEEYKKITRELGNLRECIRAYEEGEDPKFPSGISSIDQIRKLLRELEMHAYGVNSLIGKLGVEAFCDRKLRGLIGKRSMLVDRRGNFIQEVEGSSVGIPGKKIQLTISTELQAFAHELLAEHERGEVFRDYKQWRQQQYLPPFFPWIKGGAIIAMDPKNGQILAMASSPRYDNNDFINMKDSPNQEECRSSVLRWLENLEYLGEIFDRRVPLRRERLNPLTGEYFDEELSFSYRAFLDFILPDTSKVKQVLCDKGSVGLSIYLQSIVTQLLEMFDSEEKDCGLIFDVLFPKEEGHEPIGEVTSLKRQTLFKKVLLERKEEIQELRERCSSIFMELPANYDKVLFLDLLRAAVDPERVSISLLSEIGHMSILDFVDCQGHFIALRKSFSKLMENVFIDQDFAAWREEHFTQFLKQKREEEFCRKQRYPTPYVDYLTEERSRQYALFCQKHMDSFIAFLLSDKEPPPDNLYYQEIACWRQELRSGAYRALNWREHYDFLQKRLTHTSYDLCELFAAFREFAELKRPLYGQYPLTLTRNIEQTEQDLIASFYPLYGYGYLSAHAFGQAATLGSIFKLVSAYSVLTQHVSDAEDLSKLLVIIDKQSLGCRYGKPHVGFFKDGSPITSFFKGGMLPGNDYSGRGYIDLISALEMSSNPYFSLLVSEYLSDPEDLCEAAKLLGFGEKTGLGLPGEYAGRVPIDVAYNRSGLYATAIGQHTLVVTPLQTAVMMATLVNGGIVYQPSLIQGEWCEGKFSPAAIKKKREIFLPDSIVQLFKKGMHNVIWGQYGTTRFMRQRFAPEQLSRIIGKTSTAEVIARVGLDRERGRMKLKDVWFAAVGYEDEALTLPDIVVVVYLRLGEFGRDAAPMAVRMIEKWEEIRKKSLD; this is translated from the coding sequence ATGAAAAAAAAACGATGCAAACAACTTTCTGTCCCAGAAAAAGCCAACAGGCTACTTGTGGGGTTTATTATCGCGTTGTCGATTATCACTTTGCGTATATGGCACGTAGCTGTTGTTCAGCATGATAAAAAAAAGGAGGAGGCCTACCGGCCTCAGCACAGAAATATTCCAGAGCATTGTGATCGTGCAGGAATTTGCGATCGATTTGGTAGGACATTGGCTGAGAACGTTCTGCAGTATAATGTGGGGATTTCTTATCGTGCAATACGAGATATTCCTACTCGTGTTTGGCATACAGATGCGAGTGGGAATAAAAAATTGGTGCCTGTTCGAAAGGATTATATCAAAAAATTTGCCAATTTTTTGGCTCAAGAGCTCCATATGGATAGCAATTTTGTTGAAGACACTATCCATGCTAAAGCCTCTGTATTGGGCTCTGTTCCATATATTATTCAAGCAAATGTATCTGAGCGTACTTTTTTAAGGCTTAAGATGCTGGAAAAAGATTGGCCAGGATTACACGTAGAATCTTCGGTTCGTAGACATTATCCAGAGGGGCGTACTGTAGCAGAGTTGTTAGGATATGTAGGGCCGATTAGTACCGAGGAATATAAGAAAATTACGAGAGAACTAGGAAATTTACGAGAATGCATACGCGCTTATGAAGAAGGAGAAGATCCTAAATTTCCTTCGGGAATATCTAGTATTGACCAAATACGGAAGCTTTTGCGCGAGTTGGAGATGCATGCTTATGGGGTGAACTCTTTAATAGGAAAGTTGGGTGTAGAAGCTTTTTGTGACCGGAAATTAAGAGGATTAATTGGTAAACGATCCATGTTAGTTGATCGTCGGGGGAATTTTATCCAAGAGGTGGAAGGCTCTTCTGTTGGAATCCCGGGGAAAAAGATACAGCTAACTATTTCTACAGAATTGCAAGCTTTTGCCCACGAGCTTCTTGCGGAACATGAGCGGGGAGAAGTTTTTCGAGACTATAAGCAGTGGCGGCAGCAACAATACTTGCCGCCTTTTTTCCCTTGGATAAAAGGTGGCGCTATCATCGCTATGGATCCGAAAAATGGTCAGATTTTAGCCATGGCTTCATCCCCGCGCTATGACAATAACGATTTCATTAATATGAAAGATTCTCCTAACCAAGAGGAGTGTCGCTCGTCTGTTTTGCGCTGGTTGGAGAATCTCGAATACCTAGGAGAGATTTTTGATCGGCGAGTTCCATTGAGAAGAGAGCGGCTCAATCCTCTTACAGGAGAATATTTTGATGAAGAGCTTTCCTTTTCTTATCGAGCTTTTTTAGATTTTATTTTACCGGATACTTCTAAAGTAAAGCAGGTTTTGTGTGATAAGGGCTCGGTTGGACTTTCTATTTACTTACAGAGCATAGTAACGCAGCTTTTGGAGATGTTCGATTCTGAGGAAAAAGACTGCGGGTTGATTTTCGATGTGTTGTTTCCAAAAGAAGAGGGGCATGAGCCTATAGGAGAGGTCACCTCTCTTAAACGGCAAACACTATTTAAAAAAGTGTTGTTGGAGAGAAAAGAAGAAATCCAGGAGTTGCGAGAGCGCTGCAGCTCTATTTTTATGGAGTTGCCAGCAAATTACGATAAAGTGCTGTTTTTAGATTTGTTACGAGCTGCGGTGGATCCGGAGCGCGTCTCTATTTCTCTGCTATCGGAAATAGGGCATATGTCCATACTAGATTTTGTGGATTGTCAGGGACATTTTATCGCGTTGCGGAAATCTTTTTCTAAATTGATGGAAAATGTTTTTATCGATCAAGATTTTGCTGCCTGGAGAGAGGAACATTTTACGCAATTTCTTAAACAAAAGCGAGAAGAGGAGTTTTGTCGTAAACAAAGATATCCAACTCCTTATGTAGATTATTTAACAGAAGAGAGGTCTCGGCAGTATGCTCTTTTTTGCCAAAAGCATATGGATTCCTTTATCGCTTTTCTATTGTCCGACAAGGAACCTCCTCCAGACAATCTCTATTATCAAGAGATAGCTTGTTGGCGGCAGGAGTTGCGTTCCGGGGCGTATCGAGCTTTAAATTGGCGAGAACATTATGATTTTTTACAGAAACGTCTAACACACACATCTTATGATTTGTGCGAACTATTTGCAGCTTTTCGCGAATTTGCAGAACTCAAGCGCCCTTTGTATGGACAGTATCCACTTACGCTCACGCGTAATATAGAGCAGACCGAGCAAGATCTTATAGCTTCTTTTTATCCGCTGTATGGGTATGGCTATTTATCTGCTCATGCCTTTGGTCAAGCGGCTACTTTAGGGTCTATTTTTAAGTTGGTTTCTGCTTACTCAGTGCTTACACAACATGTATCTGATGCTGAGGATTTATCCAAATTGCTAGTCATTATTGATAAGCAATCCTTAGGGTGTCGTTATGGGAAGCCTCATGTTGGTTTTTTTAAAGATGGTTCTCCGATTACGTCTTTTTTTAAAGGGGGAATGCTTCCTGGGAATGATTATTCTGGAAGAGGATATATAGATCTTATTTCTGCCTTAGAAATGTCTAGTAATCCGTATTTCTCTCTGCTTGTGAGTGAATACCTTTCTGATCCAGAAGATTTATGCGAGGCCGCAAAGCTTTTGGGGTTTGGAGAAAAAACTGGGCTTGGACTTCCTGGGGAATATGCTGGAAGGGTGCCTATAGATGTTGCGTATAACCGTTCAGGGTTATACGCAACTGCTATAGGGCAGCATACTCTTGTCGTGACTCCTTTGCAGACAGCTGTAATGATGGCAACATTAGTGAACGGGGGAATTGTGTATCAGCCGAGTCTAATACAAGGTGAATGGTGTGAAGGAAAATTTTCTCCTGCGGCTATTAAAAAGAAAAGGGAGATATTTTTGCCAGATTCCATAGTGCAGCTCTTCAAGAAGGGAATGCATAATGTAATTTGGGGACAATACGGAACTACAAGGTTTATGCGCCAACGATTTGCGCCAGAACAACTATCCCGTATTATAGGGAAAACGAGTACAGCAGAAGTAATCGCTCGGGTGGGGTTGGATCGGGAGCGAGGACGGATGAAGTTGAAAGACGTATGGTTTGCTGCGGTTGGGTATGAAGATGAGGCATTGACACTCCCCGACATTGTGGTTGTTGTTTACTTGCGACTTGGAGAGTTTGGAAGGGATGCGGCTCCTATGGCTGTGCGTATGATAGAAAAATGGGAAGAAATTCGTAAAAAATCTCTCGATTAG
- a CDS encoding tetratricopeptide repeat protein, which translates to MEEAEKHLAKELLCSGINLFLSGEYEQAEERLKEALELDSEAGLAYCYLGIIALETGRIPEALVWCKKGLEVDPGDSYLRYCYGVALDKADCVEEAIGHYRAYSELHPEDVECLFSLGSAYHRVLRYEDAIACFDRVTQLDPWNSQSLYNKAVILADMEDEEGAINLLESTVKRNPLYWKAWVKLGYLLSRNKIWDRATEAYERVVQLRPDLSDGHYNLGLCYLTLDKTRLALKAFQESLLLNAEDADAHFYIGLAHMDLKQNEQAYDAFYRALGINLDHERAHYLLGYLHYMQGESEKAEKELSFLVSKESVFAPLLQKTVNSLGDVGKKVF; encoded by the coding sequence ATGGAAGAAGCGGAAAAGCATTTAGCGAAAGAGCTCTTATGTTCAGGAATTAATTTGTTTCTAAGCGGTGAATACGAGCAAGCTGAAGAGAGGTTGAAGGAGGCATTGGAATTAGATTCGGAAGCGGGTTTAGCTTATTGTTATTTAGGCATTATCGCTTTGGAAACAGGACGCATCCCCGAAGCTTTAGTTTGGTGTAAGAAAGGGTTGGAAGTTGATCCCGGAGATAGCTATTTACGTTATTGTTATGGTGTTGCTTTAGATAAAGCGGATTGTGTAGAGGAGGCGATAGGACACTATCGGGCGTATTCGGAGCTTCATCCCGAAGATGTAGAGTGCCTCTTTAGTTTGGGGAGCGCATACCATCGTGTATTACGTTATGAAGATGCAATTGCCTGCTTCGATCGTGTGACACAACTCGATCCTTGGAATTCCCAAAGTTTGTACAACAAAGCGGTGATTTTAGCAGATATGGAAGATGAAGAGGGAGCCATTAATTTGTTAGAGTCTACCGTTAAAAGAAACCCTCTTTATTGGAAAGCTTGGGTCAAATTAGGATATTTGCTTTCCAGAAATAAAATTTGGGATAGAGCAACCGAAGCATACGAGCGTGTTGTACAATTACGACCAGACCTGTCTGATGGGCATTATAATTTGGGCTTGTGTTATTTAACACTTGATAAAACTCGATTGGCGTTGAAAGCTTTTCAAGAGTCCCTGCTATTAAATGCTGAAGATGCTGATGCACATTTTTATATCGGATTAGCGCATATGGATCTTAAGCAAAATGAGCAGGCTTATGATGCCTTTTATCGAGCATTAGGGATTAATTTAGATCATGAACGAGCTCACTACTTGCTGGGGTATTTGCATTATATGCAAGGAGAATCAGAAAAGGCAGAGAAAGAGCTTTCTTTCTTAGTTTCCAAAGAATCTGTATTTGCGCCGCTGTTGCAAAAAACGGTAAATAGCTTGGGAGATGTCGGTAAAAAAGTGTTTTGA
- the sufB gene encoding Fe-S cluster assembly protein SufB, with product MDEPVDNFLQRQEYPYGFVTPIESEGLAPGISEEHIEQLVHLRGEPQFLLDFRLKAFRLWQKMEEPKWARLHYAPIAYDKIIYFSAPKSKKPLGRLEDADPELLKTFNKLGIPIDEQKRLLNVQDVAMDLVFDSVSIGTTFKKTLEEAGVIFCSLQEAIRNYPDLIQRYLGSVVPARDNFFAALNSAVFSDGSFVYVPKGVHCPMEISTYFRINDKEAGQFERTLIIAEDDAYVSYLEGCTAPSFSSHQLHAAVVELIANNRSVIRYSTVQNWYPGDRKTGEGGIYNFVTKRGLCAGKQSKISWSQVEVGAAITWKYPSCILKGADSVGEFYSIALTNGKMQADTGTKMVHIGEGSSSTIVSKGISAEESHNTFRSLVSISAQALGSRNYTQCDSMLVGTLCGAYTDPKIVVNNAESCVEHEATTSKLREEQLFYLRSRGFDTEEAVSLVVHGFCREVIDLLPLEFAREATKLLMIKLENSVG from the coding sequence ATGGACGAACCGGTAGATAATTTTCTTCAGCGGCAGGAGTATCCTTATGGATTTGTGACTCCCATAGAGTCTGAAGGATTGGCTCCAGGTATTAGTGAAGAACATATAGAACAATTGGTTCATTTACGAGGGGAGCCACAGTTTTTGTTGGATTTTCGATTAAAAGCTTTTCGTCTGTGGCAGAAGATGGAAGAACCCAAATGGGCTCGCCTTCATTATGCTCCTATTGCCTATGATAAAATTATTTATTTTTCAGCGCCTAAATCCAAAAAGCCTTTAGGGAGATTAGAAGATGCCGATCCTGAGCTTCTGAAAACTTTTAACAAATTAGGCATTCCTATTGATGAGCAAAAAAGGCTTCTCAATGTGCAGGATGTCGCCATGGATTTGGTGTTTGATTCTGTTTCTATAGGAACGACTTTTAAAAAAACGTTAGAAGAAGCTGGGGTGATTTTTTGTTCTTTACAAGAGGCTATTCGTAACTACCCAGATTTAATACAACGGTATCTAGGATCTGTTGTTCCTGCTCGAGATAATTTTTTTGCAGCATTAAATTCGGCCGTGTTTAGCGATGGCTCATTTGTTTATGTTCCTAAGGGGGTGCACTGCCCAATGGAAATATCTACATATTTCAGAATCAACGATAAAGAGGCAGGGCAATTTGAGCGGACACTGATTATCGCTGAAGATGATGCTTATGTCAGTTATTTAGAAGGTTGTACGGCTCCTTCTTTCTCCTCTCACCAATTGCATGCTGCTGTTGTCGAGTTAATAGCGAATAACCGTTCTGTTATTCGCTATTCGACTGTACAGAATTGGTATCCTGGAGATCGTAAAACAGGAGAGGGCGGGATTTATAATTTTGTTACGAAACGGGGGTTGTGCGCAGGAAAGCAATCTAAAATTTCTTGGTCACAAGTCGAAGTGGGGGCAGCGATCACTTGGAAGTATCCAAGTTGTATTTTGAAGGGAGCGGATAGTGTTGGTGAATTTTATTCTATAGCATTGACGAATGGGAAAATGCAGGCAGATACAGGAACAAAAATGGTGCATATTGGAGAGGGTTCTTCCTCTACCATAGTTTCTAAGGGAATTTCTGCAGAGGAATCACATAACACTTTTCGAAGTCTTGTTTCAATTTCGGCACAAGCTTTAGGAAGCCGCAATTACACGCAGTGTGATTCTATGCTTGTTGGGACATTGTGCGGAGCTTACACGGATCCGAAAATTGTTGTTAACAACGCGGAAAGTTGTGTAGAGCACGAGGCGACTACTTCTAAATTGCGGGAAGAACAGCTGTTTTATTTACGTAGTCGAGGATTCGATACGGAAGAGGCTGTGAGTTTAGTTGTTCACGGCTTCTGTAGAGAAGTTATAGACCTGTTGCCTTTGGAATTTGCTCGAGAAGCGACGAAATTATTAATGATTAAATTAGAAAATAGTGTGGGCTAG
- the sufC gene encoding Fe-S cluster assembly ATPase SufC, producing the protein MLHLYDIYVSCEEKKIVEGLSLSIRPGELHIIMGPNGAGKSTLAKVLAGEESVEVISGRMTLAGRDLMALSPEERAHAGLFISFQNPPEIPGVNNRTFLKEACNACRKANNQAALDDAAFDELLASLEEIYGFPGFHFFSDRNVNEGFSGGEKKKNELWQMLALEPRMIILDEPDSGLDVDALKGICTTLQVYRHKHPESAFCIVTHNPKLGDLLQPDYVHILLNGKIVFSGDMHLMEELERKSYQELLDTVTLE; encoded by the coding sequence ATGCTTCATCTATACGATATTTATGTGTCTTGTGAAGAGAAGAAGATAGTAGAAGGTTTATCTTTGTCTATTCGTCCTGGAGAGCTACATATTATTATGGGGCCTAATGGAGCCGGGAAATCTACTTTAGCAAAGGTTCTGGCTGGAGAGGAGAGTGTTGAAGTGATTTCTGGCAGAATGACTTTGGCTGGGAGAGATTTAATGGCATTGTCCCCGGAAGAGCGGGCTCATGCGGGGCTATTTATTAGTTTTCAGAACCCTCCGGAAATTCCAGGAGTCAATAATCGAACTTTTTTAAAAGAGGCCTGCAATGCTTGCAGAAAGGCTAATAATCAAGCTGCATTAGATGATGCAGCTTTTGACGAGCTGCTTGCAAGCTTGGAGGAGATCTATGGATTTCCCGGGTTTCATTTCTTTTCTGATCGAAATGTGAATGAAGGGTTTTCTGGCGGGGAGAAAAAGAAAAATGAACTTTGGCAAATGTTGGCATTAGAGCCCCGAATGATCATTTTAGATGAACCTGATTCGGGGTTAGACGTAGATGCTCTTAAGGGGATTTGCACTACTTTACAAGTGTATCGACATAAACATCCCGAGTCAGCCTTTTGTATTGTGACGCATAATCCTAAGTTAGGAGACCTTCTTCAACCCGATTACGTGCATATCCTGTTAAATGGGAAGATTGTGTTTTCTGGGGACATGCATCTTATGGAAGAGCTAGAAAGAAAAAGTTATCAAGAACTGTTAGATACCGTTACCCTGGAGTAA